The genomic segment GCTCTATATTGGCATCAACATCATAAGGTGAGCTCCTATGGTTTCCTAACATCACTCGAGgccgagcagtctagttcactggacccaagctctgggcctaatttcagagagctgctaagcacacaaatttgcttagcatgaaatttcatccttgataaaaaacaggattcccaacaaaatttccatttgtttcatggtgcttgttactggtattcagctgttgtttgcttatcctaaaagtcacgtggaaaattggttggtaatcctgtttttatcgagggagaaatttcatgccaaggaaatttgtttgcttagcagcgctatgaaattgggcccaggggtgtTGTCagcaacagagtgtgggttccaatcccggtcatgacacttgtgcattttatttcaaaatgttttgtgcgGTGCGTATGTTCTTGcctgttttcattgtttgaccAGAGCAATGGCAGCCTATACAAGTGgactaaaaaaaataagatgTTATTTCTAGTGGTTGTAGCTGGGTTTATTGAGTGCCTGAAACCCCTCGAAGATGTGAATGGACATGCAAGCATTACACTGAAAAGAAAATTTGAGTCATTCAAATTATTCTCCTGAAATTTCCATTTCTGTTTGGTTTGTAGGCTCCTTGATCTAATTGCTTGAGAAAGGCTgaaattattgtaaatatttaaaggcagtggacactattggtacttcacagttggtgtatctcaacatatgcataaaataacaaacctgtgaaaatttgagctcaatcggtcatcgaacttatgagataataatgaaagaaaaaaaaacactcttgtcacacgaagttgtgtgctttcagatggttgatttcaagacctcaagttctaaatctgaggtctcaaaatcagaatttgtgggaaattatttctttctcgaaaactatggcacttcagagggagccgtttcacacaatgttttataccatcaacctctctccattactcgtcaccaagaaaggttttatgctaataattattttgagtaattaccaatagtgtccactgcctttaaagtaaagcTACAAatcattttagttttttaaattttttaataagTGACTATTTTCATTTTCTCAGGGGAATGGTGATTGCAATGTTCAGCCCAATTCTCTCCCGTATCGGTTATGGACTGAGCTGGCGTAATGGCGTCATCATGACGTGGGGTGGCCTCCGAGGTGCCGTGGGTCTAGCAATGGCTCTCCTCGTCGCGCAATCTGAGGAGCTTGACTCGCAGACCATCGGCAGCAAGGTGTTGTTTCACACCTCTGGAATAGTGATACTGACCCTATTGATTAATGCTACGACCATTCATCTACTGCTGAGGATGCTGGGTGAGTCCATTATTGTGGAATGCAGAGGGATGTTCCATGATTTTAATAAATCATTCAGATAACCTTATTATAAACATTTCATATCAgacaaaatatgcaaaacattttttattttgataaattgcCTTTCATCACAAGACCAGCTAGACGGCCACCTCTAGGTTAGGGCTACATCACTTCATTTGTTTCagctgtttaaagccatttgaccctttcggtaaacagtattgtccaaggcccacacttcgtgtatcacaacttctatatcaaataacaaacctgtgaacatttaggctcaatcggtcatcggagtcgggagaaaataacgggaaaacccacccttgtatccgtgCGTTTCGCCggttcatgacatgtgtttaaaataaatccgtaattctcgctaacgagaatttatattgttttactgttttctcaaaaagtaaagcatttcatggaataatatttcaagagaagtctttcaccactaccttctgtaaaccatgtaagttatttgtaaatctgtgaacttttatttatttttctgtagcgaaagggtccaatggctttaacccaaATCAACTCACGGTGCCTCCTGCATGTGTACGATCATTGCCCAGCTCACACCCTATGGTATCTTATACTTAGCAGTTTCACCTCCAGCACAAATATCATATTTCCCTGAAAATTCCATTTTTCCTTATTAAAGGTATGAGTGACATCTCCATACCGAAACGGTTGGCCATGGCGAACGCCGTCAAACGGATCCAAGAGGGTCAGGCTCGGACGTTTGCGATCTAAAaattccattttctttttaaaggtaTGAGTGACATTTCCATACCGAAACGGTTGGCCATGGCGAACGCCGTCAAACGGATCCAAGAGGGTCAGGCTCGAACTTTTGCGATGCTGAAGGCAGATCGCTTCTTGGCTGATGCTGATTGGACGATCGCCGTGAAGGCGGCTGATATTCACGATCCGTACAAGACCGACCTCGAAGATGGTGTGAGTATTCTAGTAATATGGAAAACGTGACCTCTTGTGCATTCAATGGCATTTCCGGGCAGGCAAGATACGTACTGCACTTTGATTTTGATTCTATTTTGCTTGTTTACTAGTGTAGTTTTTCGATGTCATTTTCATACGGTAATTTTTTCATGTTATTCATCCCCGAACAAGCTGGTCCTTGAGAGAGCACAATATGTTATTGTTCAACCCTAAGATCATTATGTGCAAATCTGTTTATAAAACCTTTATACTTATCTTATTAGCATTGTGCCCACTCTTCATTGAAGCAATAAGCCAAATAATTTAACACCTTTATGACCTTTGCCTTCTAAGCGtttcaaatttgtctttgttcaacgcaaccccaaaatcattttcgCAAATCTGTTTATAAAACTTTTCACACTTTCAATCTTATTAGCCTTGTGCACACTCTTCATTTGAAGAAATAGGCCAAATAATTTAACACCTTTATGACCTTTGCCTTCTGAgcgtttcattttttttcatttattattttactaGAAACTAGGCAGGGAGGGATTAAGTCTTGCCCCGCAGTCAAGTGTCTGCCCTATGTGTCACACCGATGTGCTCAATGAACCGTCACCGACAGAGTATGCTGAAATGATGGACGAAGCCAGACTACGCATGCTCAAAGCAGAACAGGTTCTTAGACAAATTTATTTGATcttcctttggtaattgtcaaagaccagtcttctcgcttggtgtatctcaacataatatgcataaagtaacaaacctgtgaaattttgagctcaattggtcgtcaaagttgcgagataaacaatgaaagaaaaaacaccctcgtaacacaaagttgtgtactttcagatgcttgatttcgagtcttATTTTGAGGtcgtgaaatcaaatttgttgaaaattatttctctttcgaaaactatatcacttcagagggagccgtttctcacaatgtttgatactatcaacctctccccattactcgtttccaagtaatgttttatgctaataattattttgagtaataaccaatagtgtacttTGCCTTCCAACGGTGAATAGGTGAGCTATTGGAAGCAGTTTGAACACGGCATGCTTTCTCGCGAGGccgttcgagtcctggtcgggTACACCGAGACGGCAGCTGATCAGATAGAGGGCTTTGTAAGCGTACAAGATCTCAAGAAAAACTGGGAGATCAAGGGGGTGTATCCGTATTTGGTGAGTAAcgatttgggcccaatttcttatagagctgctaagtacaaaaatttgcttagcatgaaatgttctccttgataaagacaagattaccaaccaaatttccacgcaattttcaggataagcaaacaacagctgaaaaccagtaacaagcaatatgcaacaaatagaaatttggttggtaatcctgtttttatcaaggaggaaatttcatgctaagcgatTTCTTTTGCttaggagctctatgaaattctcggggctaaatcaatcacaagaaccatctctgccctcacaggtacaaGTGTACCcatatacccctgggtggagagaagcaattattgttaagtgtcttgctcagggacacaagtgtcacaccggggattcaaacccactttctgctgaacagaatcagcagagcttgaattcggtggtcttatccgctcggccacaacatcCCTTAACTATTATTACTTGGTGTCTTCAGAAACGCAAACTGGAAGAGTTGATCCACGTCAAGAAGGTTGAGGAGCTTCCGGCGGCTCGTTTCCGGATTCAACGTTTCATGTTCAAACTCAGCAGTCACGTCGTGTTTGAGGTGACCATCATGGCCGTCATCGTTCTCAACATGATCCCGATCATCATGTCGTTTGTCGTGCAAGAGGATCATCCGTTGTACACCAGCTACAAGCCGGGGCTGAAGATCAGCAACTACGTGTTCACGGCTTTCTACACCATAGAAGCATTTGTAAAGGTAAGATTGCAttcaaaggaacattacagaattggttttgctagcaaaaaagttgctggcagtatacgcctctcttaatatttatgcatgaggtatgtcacaatgctaactcagaCAGGCATTTCAGTGGCTACAACACTTTGAGTCATCATTGGTTTCATTATCAGAAATATGCTTTTGAAACGATAAATATTATAACTTTGTCTACATGTAGGTGATCGGTTGGCGTCGTTACTACATATTCAGCAACTGGAATAAGTTTGATTTGTTCATTCTCATTATGTCCTTCATCGATATCATCCTGGATGAGGTCATCGGAGACAACAAAGGATTCAATCCGGCCGTCCTTAAGGTCGTCAAACTCATCCGCCTACTCCGGGGTCTCAGAATGCTCCGCCTATTTAAGGtaaatgtggcaataacaaaataataatactactaataataaaaacaaagtagtgaagttaatagatAAGTTGAAATAGACACCATCTTCACTggcaaaattgcattttggcttgCAGGCGCGTCAAACGCTCAGTTTATTAACGCAACCATGCTGGTTACTATAACCAATCAGGCAACGAGTTTTGTGGTATGTGCTCGTGCTCCACGCCGTTCTCGCGTAAAACGCAAGGCTGTGTGTTCCAAAATATCTGTAAAGATGGCCGATTTACGTCATGTGGGAACTATCTATAACGATCCACTGACGATCCAGAAGTATAGTCCctgccgattttctaccttctgcccaggtagtagttttaAGAGTATGGCAGTTcgtttcagaactgagaagtctcccgaattctgaaaatctactctgtggtatTAGAATACAAAGCAAAatagttctctaaagaacaaactctacctggcaagacaCACATATGTTGATTCCGCAAACAATAAGAACAACTATAGTGCGCCTGTATTCGTAAAGTCTTGATGCACAACGCtctgatgacagtttttttaacTTTTGCCTTTttggacggcccctgccaacaaagaatcATTTGCGaaaatttaaaatacaaaatctatTTAAATCCGCCCCCCCATGTCAGGTTCTTATTCCTAAACTGATCAACATAGTGAATGGCCGAATCAATCTGAAGCTTTCCCTCGGCTACGACGTCGGTAAAGGCTTCGTTATCGGCGAGGAAGAAGTCAGCAAGCTGATTGATCGTCTTGTGGACAATGAGAACATCTTAGGTCACCTCAAGAACGTCTCGGAAACATCAAGACTGGAATGCATCAGAGAGCTAGGTAAGTGGTAAGAGCTAGCCCTCTGacacaaatttaatattttgaggaaaaaaatagAGTGACCAAAAgtggacattttaaaatttggttTGGTCTGGCATGTTCGTTCAAATTTTCTGCTGGTAGAAGTTTTAAGTTTGCTTTGGTCACTTTCAGATCTCCAGTGTGGGTCGTGATGCAAgtgtaaaattcaaaatttctgATAGCAGATGatgacaaaataatttgaaaagggACTGCAGATATTTGAACATATATTCTGTTTTTACCCTACCATGTTTTTGGGGAAATTGCCTTTAATGTACACAGGAATGCTACAGCGTGTTCATCCAGGAATAGCAGTGTCGGTGAAAACGAGGCAAGCCATTCGCACCGTTCTCAACCATTCACGAGATACTATCAGAGAACTGCAAGGAGCTGGTCTCATTGATGAATCAGAGACACACAAACTGGAAAAGGTaaataaaaaaacccagtttaacCTGACTTTACCCAGACATTATagtctttttgaggtatggcggacttgataggagtgtactttttggtttttgtgtatacacacaaatttacccgaACCTTAtcgtgttgtagcattgtgtctgccatatctaaaaaaaacGTATTAGGGACAGTTGTATCAAACGTTTTCACAAACATaaaccttttattatttgagtgagaaaaccTCTCtaaaaaactaggttacttctgagggagcctattttcacaatgatttatactatggTTTGTAATACGcatcattgaccaccatctttgatgtattttactCGTGAATAGTGCACAAGTGTCATGTGCAGCGCGTACACACGTGAACTTTTCTTgtataaaatacatcaaatatggTGGTTAATGACGCGTAGTGCAATACATctatagctctccattgctcgttaccaagtaagtttttatgcgaacaattgtttcaagtaattaccaatagtgtccagggttttcttttaattaaaaaacaaataaataaataaattacttagTTAATTTTTCCTGTATAATCTTTACAGGTTGTTGAGATAAAGATGAAGCAGTTGATGAATGCACCATCGAGCATCCCACCTCCACCTCCTGAAAATCTACTTAAGAATGTACCGTGGATCGAAGGAGATAAGAAACTCATTGATTTCATCAAGGTaacagaataaataaatagaggaTTTTAGTCGTTTATATTGCGCACTTTACAATGTTGTGAAATGTACATCACCTACTTGCGTAAACATGCTTAGagagtattcattttggttttatccttaCACTCCTGTGCGTTAGCACCGAATACTCTTCACTCAAAACTTTCCCAAGTtccgtgaaaacaaaatcacaagtatattactcaggtgggattcaaacgaACGACTTTTGAAACTGAGCAGtgccttaccaactagaccatcgTGATAGCctgatagctagaggcagttcaaatccttgctaacctgtgaaatacacttgacgtaagcacaaaattccctgcttccgcaagccaAATTTCGTTGCTTTAAGCAAAAGAATTTAGGTAAGTGGAGCCATGAATTTGGGTTCATTTTTTCCTAGGTGTTTAATTCTGTATCTTGCTTGAGTACCTTTTCCTTTACATCCAAACAGTCATGTGCTGAGCTCCTCCATTTTGACTACGGGGATTTCATTGTGAAGGAGGGTGACGTACCAAATGGGATTTACCTCATTGTATCAGGACTAGTCAAGGTAAGCAATATAATATTtttaggaatttttttttataatttcagGATTTGTTTAATTGATATCCCGACACTTTCagtttttcttaaaaatgaTAGCTGTACAAATTCTGGCCTCGTCAGTTCACCACTTGTTTCTTTGAGCAATGCACTTTCTCTTAATTGTTCCTCTCCGCctaggagtacaaatgggtaccggtgagagctgggcccaatttcatagagttgcttaagcagaaaatattgcgtAACAAGtatctgctcagcagaaatgagcagaatgcCAGTTACAAATTATACAGacttggtagtttggctggtaacctctttCTGGTAAGCAAcgttttgttgcgcttagctacttttgttcttaagcaaccctatgaaattgggccctatagGGAGTAACCTGCAATGGACTGGTGTCCAGGGGGAAATAAGAAACACTCTCAGTATTTAATGTTAATGAAACCGGATATAAACACCGGCCTTTCTaatgagccatattggctcaGAGCAGTTGCAGACTTATTGATGGTTTTTATTCATTGTCACCACAAATACTTTAAAGAGCTCTGATCTTTGCcgcattgcttcgtccttcgggcGGGACGTATTGTCgttgtcccatgtgttgtgtaaacgcatgtaaaagaacccagtgcacttatcgaaaagagaaggggttcgccccggtgttcctggctggattggcagcatattgcgccacagcaccttgtattgTGAACCATTAAATGGTGCTAATGATTAGGTCTCATATCTCAGAAACTTTGTCCCTTCcttgcaataaaaacaattattattattattattattattgttgtaatgtgtattatcattattttcaatttgACTTCTACAGCTGTTTGGTCATAGCGAATACTTGGACCATGAGCTAGCCAGTCACCACTCAGTCACCGTCAATTCGGGACCAGGACAGTTTGAAGACTATCTGTCGGTTGGGAATGTCATTGGAGAGATGGGCGTACTGACATTGAAGCCTCGCAACGCTACGGTCGTCTGCGAAACAGCTGTACAGGTGAGTCATCATTGATTGGCTGTCTTTGTTTCAAGGTTTCAAAAGGGTTCGagggttattttgttttcacattaACACATCTTATACAGGCAATAATGTGTAATAAAGATATTATTGTTCAGTATAAATCTACGATTTCACACAGTGATCATCAAAATGAAGTCAATCATATTAGACAAAGCAGtgaaaggtcgtgggttcgcaTCCCAACCGAATAATATGTctctgttctgttttttttttcttcacagaactcaggaaagtactgagtatacaaaaAAACGGGACAATAGTGTAAACAGAGGATGAGATAGGACATGTTAGTGTCACAACCATACATAGTATGcatttaaaactttgaaattgaaaaacgCTCCGAGTTTACCCAGAAATGATCTAAAtgtaaaacatatattttttaagtTAGGCTGTTTTTCGCAA from the Asterias rubens chromosome 22, eAstRub1.3, whole genome shotgun sequence genome contains:
- the LOC117305402 gene encoding sodium/hydrogen exchanger 10-like, with the translated sequence MAVSLGLSFYVAVLGVAAIYFYDVGGSVEHDAAGHPVTTAPPGESNDSSPNATDHEPSEQHAHSPPYEICFLFGSCVFGVLITFAALVRTLLQKVPIPYTVVLLILGVCLGLLSEKVPEINNYTSSVAHMDPHLLLHIFLPVLIFESAFAMDVHTFMKSFVQVCILAILGLIVASALTAVLAMYVFSYNWSFSVSMMFGAIMSATDPVAVVALLKDLGASKQLGTMIEGESLLNDGCSIVLFYVFKDMSVPNHGATAASITLYFVRVALGGPLFGLVMAKITTMWLSYIFNDAMVEISITLASTYLTFYFGESVLGVSGVLAVVVLGLIVNAERTSISPEVEVFLHRFWEMLAYLANTLIFMLVGLVITKHALANVDPIDWFYVFALYIGINIIRGMVIAMFSPILSRIGYGLSWRNGVIMTWGGLRGAVGLAMALLVAQSEELDSQTIGSKVLFHTSGIVILTLLINATTIHLLLRMLGMSDISIPKRLAMANAVKRIQEGQARTFAMLKADRFLADADWTIAVKAADIHDPYKTDLEDGKLGREGLSLAPQSSVCPMCHTDVLNEPSPTEYAEMMDEARLRMLKAEQVSYWKQFEHGMLSREAVRVLVGYTETAADQIEGFVSVQDLKKNWEIKGVYPYLKRKLEELIHVKKVEELPAARFRIQRFMFKLSSHVVFEVTIMAVIVLNMIPIIMSFVVQEDHPLYTSYKPGLKISNYVFTAFYTIEAFVKVIGWRRYYIFSNWNKFDLFILIMSFIDIILDEVIGDNKGFNPAVLKVVKLIRLLRGLRMLRLFKVLIPKLINIVNGRINLKLSLGYDVGKGFVIGEEEVSKLIDRLVDNENILGHLKNVSETSRLECIRELGMLQRVHPGIAVSVKTRQAIRTVLNHSRDTIRELQGAGLIDESETHKLEKVVEIKMKQLMNAPSSIPPPPPENLLKNVPWIEGDKKLIDFIKSCAELLHFDYGDFIVKEGDVPNGIYLIVSGLVKLFGHSEYLDHELASHHSVTVNSGPGQFEDYLSVGNVIGEMGVLTLKPRNATVVCETAVQVYYINLEDMQTALDTFTLHPSLLYRLWRVIAIRIATPLMLEQIAFQGWTQERVKLHLERGYVPDLEEEGYNFNIDDNVDEIVLIQGKAINAHTRDEIVAPHIIPKSVHRLTFKKDDKNDPKILVIPSSAMQLPALEGIISAQASMMSIAGMRSNVCLQHTSVQRLQNSRTVVGGSGGISKNTSRERVKVIMPPPREGIKMRVLEPIDPKRQPSPVTGQGGMTYVDESV